Proteins found in one Microcella daejeonensis genomic segment:
- a CDS encoding threonine aldolase family protein, protein MTRLHDIGYRGFASDNYAGVHPEVLQAIAEANEGHQIAYGEDQYTARLAEVVKAEFGEQAEVFPVFNGTGANVLALTALMPRWGAVIASGTAHIHTDEGGAPERVSGLKLFTVPTPDGKLTPELVDTEAFGWGDEHRAQPLAVSITNTTEVGTVYTPEEVRALADHAHERGMALHLDGARVWNAAAALGTPLRAFTADAGVDVLSLGGTKNGLLGAEAIVVLDPSRVDGLVYLRKMNMQLASKMRFISAQLLTLFDDGLGIRSASHANAMAARLRAGLEGMLAAGVVPADSLGFSQATRANAVFALLANDAADRIRERFRFYDWDRAAGEVRWMCAFDTTEADIDAFLAVVREELTR, encoded by the coding sequence GTGACGCGACTTCATGACATCGGCTACCGGGGCTTCGCCAGCGACAACTACGCGGGGGTGCACCCCGAGGTGCTGCAGGCCATCGCCGAGGCCAATGAGGGCCACCAGATCGCCTACGGCGAGGATCAGTACACCGCCCGCCTGGCCGAGGTCGTGAAGGCCGAGTTCGGCGAGCAGGCCGAGGTGTTCCCGGTGTTCAACGGCACGGGCGCGAACGTGCTCGCGCTCACCGCGCTCATGCCGCGCTGGGGCGCCGTCATCGCGAGCGGCACGGCGCACATCCACACCGACGAGGGCGGGGCGCCCGAGCGCGTCAGCGGCCTCAAGCTCTTCACCGTGCCGACTCCCGACGGCAAGCTGACGCCCGAGCTGGTCGACACGGAGGCCTTCGGCTGGGGCGACGAGCACCGCGCCCAGCCTCTCGCCGTGAGCATCACCAACACCACCGAGGTCGGCACCGTCTACACGCCCGAGGAGGTGCGCGCCCTCGCCGACCACGCGCACGAGCGCGGCATGGCCCTGCACCTCGACGGCGCCCGCGTCTGGAACGCCGCCGCCGCCCTCGGCACTCCCCTGCGCGCCTTCACGGCCGATGCGGGCGTCGACGTGCTCTCGCTCGGCGGCACCAAGAACGGCCTGCTCGGCGCCGAGGCGATCGTCGTGCTCGACCCCTCCCGCGTCGACGGCCTCGTGTACCTGCGCAAGATGAACATGCAGCTCGCGAGCAAGATGCGCTTCATCTCGGCGCAGCTGCTCACCCTGTTCGACGACGGTCTGGGCATCCGCTCGGCGTCGCACGCGAACGCCATGGCCGCGCGCCTGCGAGCCGGCCTCGAGGGGATGCTCGCCGCAGGCGTCGTGCCCGCCGACTCGCTCGGCTTCAGCCAGGCGACCCGGGCCAATGCCGTCTTCGCGCTGCTCGCCAACGACGCCGCCGACCGGATCCGCGAGCGCTTCCGCTTCTACGACTGGGATCGCGCCGCCGGCGAGGTCCGCTGGATGTGCGCCTTCGACACCACCGAGGCCGACATCGACGCGTTCCTCGCGGTCGTGCGCGAGGAGCTCACGCGCTAG